DNA from Halomonas sp. GFAJ-1:
TAGCCCTGGGTGCGACGAGACGTATAAGTGCCGGTATAGGTGGAGCCTTTATTTTCGGCGATGGCCCGGAATACCCCTTCAATGCGTGCTTCATCCACCAGCGGCTGGCCGCTATCGCCGCGGGCGTAGTTTAGGCTGGCAAGCTCGAGCTTCAGCGTCGGGCGTCCTTGTGCGGCTTCACGGGTTGGGTTGAACCCCATATCGCGTACAGCGCGTTCGGCTTCTGCCTGCAAACGCGGTATCAGCTCATGGCTATTGACGGTAATTTGCGCGGTGGACATCGTGCCACCCGAGCGAGTGCCAATAACCTCACTGCTTCGCGCATCGGCCGCAATAACGGTCACCTGCTGTCCGGAGCCCGTTTGCGGCACGTTAGTACTGCGTTCGGGGCTAAGCTGAAGATATTGAGGGCTGGCACAGCCTGCTAGTAAAACACCGGCCAGTAGTGCCCCAGAAAAGCGTAAAAAGTGGCGCCGACGCATAGGATTCTCCGCAGTCACCGTGATAAATAGTTATCGCCCGTTAGGGCGTGAAGCCACAATATGCAAAAAAAGCTTGGCCGACAACACGTTGGCGCATCTTTAAACGCAAAACTACGCCAGTATAACGGTTTATGCCGCCCGCGTTTGCTTCTCAGACGTGGGTACGTCCTCTTTAAATCGATGCCACTGGCGGGGGTGGGCAAACAGACGTTGCCCGCGACGCATCTCTAGCCGCTCGAAATCCGCATGGCGCACGGTGGCAAGCCACGGTTTAGCCAGCCAGTCGGCTTCCAGTTCAACACGCACTTCTGCCCCCACCGGGGAAATAGCAGTAACTGTCACCGGCAAGTGGCTCCCTGAACTAGGCTGCTCCGAAAGGCGTACCTCATGGGGGCGCAGCAGCAGCTCTTCATCGCCATCGGGTAGGTCAACGTTTAAGTGGGCGTCGCCGCAGGTAAGTACGCCTTCGCGCACACGGCCTTCTAGGTGGTTTACATCGCCCAGAAACTCAAACACAAAGCGGTTTTTCGGTGAGCGATAGAGCGAGTCCGGCGTGTCAATCTGCTCGATGCGGCCGTTGCTCATCACCACAACGCGGTCGGATAGCTCTAATGCTTCTTCTTGGTCGTGGGTGACAAACACGCTGGTGAAGTTTAACTCTTCGTGGAGGCGGCGTAGCCAGCGGCGCAGATCCTGGCGTACTTTGGCATCCAGCGCCCCAAACGGTTCGTCCAGTAGCAGCACATCCGGCTCAACGGCCAGGGCGCGAGCCAGCGATACGCGCTGTTGCTGGCCGCCTGAGAGTTGAGCGGGCAGGCGGTTAGCCAAATTTTGCAGCTGAACCATTTCCAAGAGTCTAAACACCCGCGCACGAATTTCACCGCTAGAAGGGCGCCGCTTTCTAGGCATGACGGTTAAGCCAAACGCCACGTTGTCGTACACGCTCATATGGCGAAATAGCGCGTAGTGCTGGAAGACAAAGCCAATCCGGCGGTCGCGCACGTGGAC
Protein-coding regions in this window:
- a CDS encoding sulfate ABC transporter ATP-binding protein, translating into MSIRLENIAKHFANTQALEPINLDIHEGELVGLLGPSGSGKTTLLRIIAGLESADRSPTPGKIIFGDRDVTHVHVRDRRIGFVFQHYALFRHMSVYDNVAFGLTVMPRKRRPSSGEIRARVFRLLEMVQLQNLANRLPAQLSGGQQQRVSLARALAVEPDVLLLDEPFGALDAKVRQDLRRWLRRLHEELNFTSVFVTHDQEEALELSDRVVVMSNGRIEQIDTPDSLYRSPKNRFVFEFLGDVNHLEGRVREGVLTCGDAHLNVDLPDGDEELLLRPHEVRLSEQPSSGSHLPVTVTAISPVGAEVRVELEADWLAKPWLATVRHADFERLEMRRGQRLFAHPRQWHRFKEDVPTSEKQTRAA